A genomic region of Candidatus Delongbacteria bacterium contains the following coding sequences:
- a CDS encoding rod shape-determining protein MreC yields MKLDASRSAAAGWLVWLALCLFSLLLIFTGSSYPALRARDAVLVVMRGPLGLFSWFPQQLDLAAENRRLRRHAVELFVENSRLRELALEGIRLEHLLGVRPREDHAYFPARVIARGSALGPQSVVLDRGSADGIRPGDALVTAWGLAGAVTSTTGAVSQGFLLGHREFRARAMVQRTRDEGIVAGMGSNELRLLDISLSSDIQVDDLVVTSGKSSRFPEGIPIGVVVSNEVTGGLFRDVRVRALASLSRLEELYIVQPVPADSASLVPVDSASDTDLPGATHRQNQNGSE; encoded by the coding sequence ATGAAACTCGACGCGTCCCGCTCGGCCGCCGCTGGCTGGCTTGTCTGGCTGGCCCTTTGCCTGTTCAGCCTGCTGCTGATCTTCACCGGCAGTTCCTATCCCGCCCTGCGGGCCCGTGATGCCGTGCTGGTCGTGATGCGCGGTCCACTGGGCCTCTTTTCCTGGTTTCCCCAGCAGCTGGATCTGGCGGCCGAGAACCGGCGCCTGCGCCGCCATGCGGTGGAACTGTTCGTGGAGAACAGCCGCCTGCGCGAGCTGGCCCTCGAGGGCATCCGGCTGGAACACCTGCTGGGCGTGCGCCCGCGCGAGGACCATGCCTACTTTCCCGCCCGGGTGATCGCCCGGGGCAGTGCCCTGGGACCACAATCCGTGGTGCTGGACCGGGGCAGCGCCGACGGGATCCGGCCCGGCGACGCCCTGGTGACCGCCTGGGGTCTGGCGGGAGCGGTCACCTCCACGACCGGCGCTGTCTCACAGGGATTCCTGCTGGGGCATCGCGAGTTCCGGGCCCGGGCCATGGTGCAGCGCACACGCGACGAGGGCATCGTGGCGGGCATGGGCAGCAACGAACTGCGCCTGCTGGACATCTCGCTGAGCAGCGACATCCAGGTGGACGATCTGGTGGTCACCTCGGGCAAGAGCAGCCGTTTTCCCGAAGGCATTCCCATCGGGGTGGTCGTGTCCAACGAGGTCACCGGCGGCCTGTTCCGCGATGTGCGCGTGCGTGCGCTGGCCTCGCTGTCCCGGCTCGAGGAACTATACATCGTGCAGCCCGTTCCGGCCGATTCGGCCTCGCTGGTGCCCGTGGATTCGGCCAGTGACACAGACCTTCCCGGGGCCACC
- a CDS encoding rod shape-determining protein, which yields MAFSIFNLLGGLFSNDIAIDLGTANTLVYVKGKGILVREPSVVAVRKSDRRVVAIGYEARQMVGKTHSDIQTIRPMKDGVIDDDDIAEEMIRAFIKKVSRNRLTRPRVIVCVPSGVTKAEKRIINDSAEHAGAREVYLIAEPMAAALGVGLPVDQPIGSMVIDIGGGTTEIAVISLSGIVTDTSVRTGGDEMDEVIVQYMRRNYNLLIGERTAEEIKCRIGSATPLKEELKIVAKGRDLIAGIPKAVEISSVEIREALAETVSAIVDAVKLSLEKTPPELAADIRDRGIILTGGGALLKGLAVRLREETSLPVNLAEDPLTCVVRGTGIVLDDMDRYSKVLLRK from the coding sequence ATGGCCTTTTCCATCTTCAATCTGCTCGGCGGCCTGTTCTCCAATGACATCGCCATCGATCTGGGTACCGCCAACACGCTGGTCTACGTCAAGGGCAAGGGCATTCTGGTGCGCGAACCGTCGGTGGTGGCCGTGCGCAAGAGCGACCGACGCGTGGTGGCCATTGGCTACGAGGCCCGGCAGATGGTGGGCAAGACCCACAGCGACATCCAGACCATCCGCCCGATGAAGGACGGCGTGATTGACGATGACGACATCGCCGAGGAAATGATCCGCGCCTTCATCAAGAAGGTCAGCCGCAACCGGCTGACCCGTCCGCGGGTGATCGTCTGTGTGCCCAGCGGGGTCACCAAGGCCGAGAAGCGCATCATCAACGACAGCGCCGAGCACGCGGGGGCTCGCGAAGTGTATCTCATCGCCGAGCCGATGGCCGCGGCACTGGGCGTGGGCCTGCCCGTGGATCAGCCGATCGGCTCGATGGTCATCGACATCGGCGGCGGCACCACGGAAATCGCCGTGATCAGTCTCTCGGGCATCGTCACCGACACCTCGGTGCGCACCGGGGGCGACGAGATGGACGAGGTGATCGTCCAGTACATGCGCCGCAACTACAACCTGCTGATCGGCGAGCGCACGGCCGAAGAAATCAAGTGCCGCATCGGCAGCGCCACTCCGCTCAAGGAGGAACTGAAGATCGTGGCCAAGGGACGCGACCTGATCGCGGGCATTCCCAAGGCGGTCGAGATCTCCTCGGTGGAAATCCGCGAGGCGCTGGCCGAGACTGTGAGCGCCATCGTGGACGCGGTGAAGCTGTCCCTTGAGAAGACACCGCCCGAGCTGGCGGCCGACATTCGCGATCGCGGCATCATCCTCACCGGCGGCGGCGCCCTGCTCAAGGGCCTGGCCGTGCGCCTGCGCGAAGAAACCAGCCTGCCGGTGAACCTGGCCGAAGACCCGCTGACCTGCGTGGTACGCGGCACCGGCATCGTGCTGGACGACATGGACCGCTACAGCAAGGTGCTGCTGCGCAAGTAG
- the purH gene encoding bifunctional phosphoribosylaminoimidazolecarboxamide formyltransferase/IMP cyclohydrolase: MPRRALLSVYDKSGIVDLARTLVQSGCELLSTGGTAALLRSEGLAVRDVSDLTQYPELFGGRVKTLHPAVHGGLLARRDQPGDLADAETHGIGLIDLVIVTLYPFEEVSKRPGVTLEDLVENVDIGGPSMLRSAAKNHSHVAVVSDTGDYGALAQALEEGGTTLEYRRQLAVKAFSRTASYDGLISHILAEAFEGKDNATLDATPAVLSLTLPRVKSLRYGENPHQPAAVYGSMGNTGILHGKELSYNNLIDLDAALDIMRSFHGDPQAVCAILKHTNPCGVAMGDSPVEAFNGAFACDTRSPFGGIVIWNRPVDIETARAVHPHFMEILIAPEFTPDALELLRRKKDRRLLTYIPGAQPWYDHKLQSFFGGVLVQGHDRGDHTPGNYNSVTKRRPFGQEFISLLFAWSVCRHVKSNAIVIARENGTIGIGAGQMSRVDACELALSKARFEGHSLQGAVLASDAFFPFPDAIEQAAAAGITAIIQPGGSVRDADVIAAADAAGIGMLFTGFRHFRH; encoded by the coding sequence ATGCCCAGGCGGGCACTGCTCTCCGTGTACGACAAGAGCGGCATCGTGGACCTGGCCCGCACTCTGGTCCAGTCGGGCTGTGAGCTGCTGAGCACCGGGGGCACCGCCGCCCTGCTGCGCAGCGAAGGTCTGGCCGTGCGTGACGTGAGCGATCTGACCCAGTATCCCGAGCTCTTCGGTGGGCGGGTCAAGACCCTGCACCCCGCCGTCCACGGAGGCCTGCTGGCCCGGCGCGATCAGCCCGGTGACCTGGCCGACGCCGAAACCCACGGCATCGGTCTGATCGATCTGGTTATCGTGACGCTCTATCCTTTCGAGGAAGTCAGCAAGCGCCCGGGCGTGACCCTGGAAGATCTGGTCGAGAACGTGGACATCGGCGGGCCCTCCATGTTGCGCAGCGCGGCCAAGAACCACAGTCACGTGGCGGTCGTGAGTGACACCGGCGACTATGGCGCGCTGGCCCAGGCACTGGAGGAGGGGGGCACGACCCTCGAGTATCGCCGCCAACTGGCGGTGAAGGCCTTTTCGCGCACCGCGTCCTACGACGGCCTGATCTCACACATTCTGGCCGAGGCCTTCGAAGGCAAGGACAACGCCACTCTGGATGCCACGCCGGCCGTGCTCTCGCTGACCCTGCCCCGGGTGAAGTCCCTGCGCTATGGCGAGAATCCCCACCAGCCGGCCGCCGTCTACGGCAGCATGGGCAACACGGGCATCCTGCACGGCAAGGAACTGTCCTACAACAACCTGATCGATCTGGACGCGGCCCTGGACATCATGCGGTCCTTCCACGGCGACCCGCAGGCGGTCTGCGCCATTCTCAAACACACCAATCCCTGCGGGGTGGCCATGGGCGATTCGCCCGTGGAGGCTTTCAACGGGGCTTTCGCGTGTGACACCCGCAGCCCCTTCGGCGGCATCGTGATCTGGAACCGTCCGGTCGACATCGAGACGGCCAGGGCCGTGCATCCGCACTTCATGGAAATTCTCATCGCTCCGGAATTCACACCCGACGCGCTGGAACTGCTGCGCCGCAAGAAGGATCGCCGTCTGCTGACCTACATTCCCGGCGCCCAGCCCTGGTACGATCACAAGCTGCAGAGCTTCTTCGGCGGTGTGCTCGTCCAGGGCCACGACCGGGGCGACCACACACCCGGCAATTACAACAGCGTCACGAAGCGGCGTCCCTTCGGCCAGGAGTTCATCAGTCTGCTTTTTGCCTGGTCGGTCTGCCGGCACGTCAAATCCAATGCGATCGTGATCGCACGCGAGAACGGCACCATCGGCATCGGCGCCGGTCAGATGTCACGCGTGGACGCCTGCGAGCTGGCGCTGAGCAAGGCCCGCTTCGAAGGGCATTCGCTTCAGGGAGCCGTGCTGGCCTCCGACGCGTTCTTTCCCTTCCCCGACGCGATCGAGCAAGCCGCCGCCGCGGGCATCACGGCCATCATCCAGCCCGGCGGCAGCGTGCGCGACGCCGATGTGATCGCCGCGGCCGACGCGGCCGGAATCGGCATGCTGTTCACGGGGTTCCGTCACTTCCGCCACTAG
- a CDS encoding phosphoribosylglycinamide formyltransferase, with protein sequence MLHRPERLAFLASGTGSNVRAILTAIREKRLGCRAVCLLSDRAKAPALELAQAAGLETAVFGRACWGDHAPRADDVLDWLRGQAVDSLVLAGFLRKVPAVLLEAWPGAIYNIHPALLPSFGGPGMYGSHVHRAVWNAGCRVSGATVHLVDGIYDHGTILAQASTDLEGASGPDEVAARVLAVEHRLFADTLERLHRGTLTVRKESPLHG encoded by the coding sequence ATGCTGCACCGCCCCGAGCGATTGGCATTTCTTGCTTCCGGAACCGGCAGCAACGTGCGGGCGATCCTGACCGCCATCCGCGAGAAGCGCTTGGGGTGCCGGGCGGTCTGCCTGCTCTCCGACCGGGCAAAGGCCCCGGCCCTCGAGCTGGCCCAGGCTGCGGGTCTGGAAACGGCGGTTTTTGGCCGGGCATGCTGGGGAGACCATGCCCCGCGTGCCGATGACGTCCTGGACTGGTTGCGCGGGCAAGCGGTCGACAGTCTTGTGCTGGCCGGATTCCTGCGCAAGGTCCCGGCGGTCCTGCTGGAAGCCTGGCCCGGGGCGATCTACAACATCCACCCGGCACTGCTGCCGTCCTTCGGCGGGCCGGGCATGTACGGCAGCCACGTGCACCGTGCGGTCTGGAACGCCGGCTGCCGCGTCAGCGGGGCCACGGTGCATCTGGTGGATGGCATCTACGACCACGGCACGATTCTGGCCCAGGCCAGCACCGATCTGGAAGGCGCCAGCGGCCCCGACGAGGTGGCCGCACGCGTGCTGGCCGTGGAACACCGGCTGTTTGCCGACACCCTGGAGCGCCTGCACCGGGGCACACTCACAGTGAGAAAGGAAAGCCCACTCCATGGCTGA
- a CDS encoding oligopeptide transporter, OPT family: protein MPAPEQPTSSARQSRGLSAEAYRPLDGREYQPYVPAAEQSMAEFTLRAVVLGAILGVVFGAANAYLGLKVGMTVTASIPVSVISMAILRGLLKNGTILENNIVQTIGSSGESLAAGIIFTVPALIMMGMAPGLGTMFLIASLGGLLGVLFMIPLRRWLIVKEHGHLPYPEGTGCAEVLVAGEEGGSKARNVFAGLVVGFLYKLGMDRNAFALWSDAPELGLHKLRTAIGMDALPSLVGVGFIIGPRIAATMLAGGMLAWLVLIPLIAVFGDGLAHPIYPAVDTLISAMEPGDIWSKYIRYVGAGAVTFCGLVSLARNMPAMLGGLKGLGKAVSSGAEGVAGKRPRTDVDLSLRTVILGAIGVALALWLVPSMHLGLVGAVLVVVFTFFFTVVSSRVVGLVGGSSLPVSGMTISALLGTSLVFVAMGFEGELAKMAALTVGAVVCVGISTAGDISQDLKTGFLVGATPRRQQQGEIIGVLTAAVFIGLILNVLHAAFGIGSAELPAPQATLMRLVVEGVLDGNLPWTLVFTGAAIGLMVEMLGVSGLPFAVGLYLPMSLSVPVMLGGLIRGALEQRKSLSEDQRKEGRENGVLLASGLIAGEAVLGIVIAVFIVTRERLGLSWSPAIPHPWGAGMEGLLGFLLLMGLAAWFTGRVLSAGKGEKP, encoded by the coding sequence ATGCCTGCACCGGAACAGCCCACCTCCAGCGCCCGCCAGAGCCGTGGCCTGTCGGCCGAAGCCTATCGGCCGCTTGATGGCAGGGAGTACCAGCCCTACGTGCCCGCCGCAGAGCAGTCGATGGCGGAATTCACTCTGCGGGCCGTGGTGCTGGGAGCGATCCTGGGCGTGGTCTTCGGTGCCGCCAACGCCTATCTGGGCCTGAAGGTGGGCATGACCGTGACCGCCTCGATCCCGGTGAGCGTGATTTCCATGGCCATCCTGCGCGGCCTGTTGAAGAACGGCACGATCCTCGAGAACAACATCGTGCAGACCATCGGCTCCTCCGGCGAAAGCCTGGCCGCGGGCATCATCTTCACCGTGCCGGCCCTGATCATGATGGGCATGGCCCCCGGGCTGGGCACGATGTTCCTGATCGCCAGTCTGGGTGGTCTGCTGGGTGTGCTGTTCATGATTCCGCTGCGCCGCTGGCTGATCGTCAAGGAACACGGACATCTGCCCTACCCCGAAGGCACCGGCTGTGCCGAGGTGCTGGTGGCCGGAGAGGAAGGCGGCAGCAAGGCGCGCAACGTGTTCGCGGGCCTGGTGGTGGGCTTCCTCTACAAGCTGGGCATGGACCGCAACGCCTTCGCCCTCTGGAGCGACGCACCCGAACTGGGCCTGCACAAGCTGCGCACGGCCATCGGCATGGATGCCCTGCCCAGCCTGGTGGGCGTGGGTTTCATCATCGGCCCCCGGATCGCCGCCACCATGCTGGCCGGCGGCATGCTGGCCTGGCTGGTGCTGATACCACTGATCGCCGTGTTCGGTGATGGGCTGGCGCACCCGATCTACCCCGCGGTGGACACACTGATCTCGGCGATGGAGCCCGGCGACATCTGGTCGAAATACATCCGCTACGTGGGTGCCGGAGCCGTGACCTTCTGCGGCCTGGTCAGCCTGGCCCGCAACATGCCGGCCATGCTGGGCGGACTCAAGGGGCTGGGCAAGGCCGTGTCCAGCGGTGCCGAAGGAGTCGCGGGCAAGCGCCCGCGCACGGACGTGGACCTCTCGCTGCGCACCGTGATTCTGGGTGCCATCGGGGTGGCACTGGCGCTTTGGCTGGTACCAAGCATGCACCTGGGTCTCGTGGGTGCCGTGCTGGTGGTTGTGTTCACCTTCTTCTTCACCGTGGTCTCCTCCCGCGTGGTGGGTCTGGTGGGCGGCAGCAGCCTGCCGGTGTCGGGCATGACGATCAGTGCCCTGCTGGGCACCAGTCTGGTCTTCGTGGCCATGGGATTCGAGGGTGAGCTGGCCAAGATGGCCGCGCTCACCGTGGGCGCCGTGGTCTGCGTGGGCATCTCCACGGCGGGCGACATCAGTCAGGACCTCAAGACCGGCTTTCTGGTGGGCGCGACCCCGCGTCGCCAGCAGCAGGGCGAGATCATTGGTGTGCTCACGGCGGCGGTCTTCATCGGGCTGATTCTCAATGTGCTGCATGCCGCCTTCGGCATCGGCAGTGCCGAACTGCCCGCCCCCCAGGCCACCCTGATGCGTCTGGTGGTGGAAGGCGTGCTCGACGGCAACCTGCCCTGGACGCTGGTCTTCACGGGTGCCGCCATCGGACTGATGGTGGAAATGCTGGGCGTGTCCGGCCTGCCCTTCGCGGTGGGCCTGTACCTGCCCATGAGCCTGTCGGTGCCCGTGATGCTGGGCGGTCTGATTCGCGGGGCACTGGAACAGCGCAAGTCCCTGAGCGAGGATCAGCGCAAGGAAGGCCGTGAGAACGGCGTGCTGCTGGCCAGCGGACTGATTGCGGGCGAGGCGGTGCTGGGCATCGTGATCGCCGTGTTCATCGTGACCCGCGAACGCCTGGGCCTGAGCTGGAGTCCCGCGATTCCGCATCCCTGGGGAGCGGGCATGGAAGGCCTGCTGGGCTTTCTGTTGCTGATGGGCCTGGCGGCCTGGTTCACCGGGCGCGTGCTCAGTGCGGGCAAAGGAGAGAAACCATGA
- a CDS encoding VOC family protein, with translation MSDSRGGAIVWQDLTVAEAGAIKDFYSKVTGWGVNEEPMGDYVDYSMSDQDGNVVAGICHARGSNAGLPPQWLVYIQVASVAASARMCQDLGGKVLDGPRRMGAQDFCVIQDPAGAVAALMGPSSED, from the coding sequence ATGAGCGACTCCAGGGGCGGAGCGATCGTCTGGCAGGACCTGACCGTGGCCGAGGCCGGCGCGATCAAGGACTTCTACAGCAAGGTCACGGGCTGGGGAGTCAACGAGGAGCCCATGGGCGACTATGTGGACTATTCCATGAGCGACCAGGACGGCAATGTGGTGGCGGGCATCTGCCATGCCCGGGGCAGCAATGCCGGGCTGCCACCCCAGTGGCTGGTCTACATCCAGGTGGCCAGCGTGGCGGCCAGCGCGAGAATGTGCCAGGACCTGGGCGGCAAGGTACTGGACGGACCACGCCGGATGGGGGCCCAGGACTTCTGCGTGATCCAGGACCCCGCCGGCGCCGTGGCGGCCCTGATGGGCCCTTCCAGCGAGGACTGA
- a CDS encoding ABC transporter ATP-binding protein — translation MLQIQEVSRRFDDLVAVDRVSLTIESGEFFTLLGPSGCGKTTLLRLLAGFDRPDGGDILLDGKSLAQVPPEKRPVHTVFQNYALFPHMTVAQNIAFPLRMAGLPKADVERRVQKALEDVRLPDKARRFPSECSGGQRQRIAIARALVNRPRMLLLDEPLSALDAKLKEQLQLELINLQKEVGITFVYVTHDQGEALALSHRIAVMNEGRIVQLDEPSRLYGTPNSRFVADFIGQCNLLDGRITALEGERCRVNLDGLGEVLTPRSFAGEPGQACVLTLRPEKIRIASGLDADPEEVHFRGTVHDLLYLGDVTVYIVELTNGHRLEALLANSQAGRPRFFEVGDPVEVAWHWKAGHLVQD, via the coding sequence GTGCTGCAGATCCAGGAGGTGAGCAGGCGATTCGACGATCTGGTCGCCGTGGACCGGGTCAGCCTGACCATCGAGAGCGGCGAGTTCTTCACCCTGCTGGGCCCCTCGGGCTGCGGCAAAACCACCCTCTTGCGCCTGCTGGCGGGTTTCGACCGACCTGACGGAGGCGACATCCTGCTGGATGGCAAGAGCCTGGCCCAGGTCCCCCCAGAAAAGCGCCCCGTGCATACCGTGTTCCAGAACTACGCCCTCTTCCCGCACATGACCGTGGCCCAGAACATCGCCTTTCCTCTGCGCATGGCCGGGCTGCCCAAGGCGGATGTGGAGCGGCGCGTGCAGAAGGCCCTCGAGGATGTGCGTCTGCCCGACAAGGCCCGACGCTTTCCCTCGGAATGCTCGGGTGGCCAGCGCCAGCGCATCGCCATCGCCCGGGCGCTGGTCAACCGTCCGCGCATGCTGTTGCTGGACGAACCACTGTCCGCGCTGGACGCCAAGCTCAAGGAGCAGCTCCAGCTGGAACTGATCAACCTGCAGAAGGAAGTGGGCATCACCTTCGTGTATGTGACTCACGATCAGGGCGAGGCCCTGGCGCTCAGCCACCGCATCGCCGTGATGAACGAGGGCCGCATCGTGCAGCTGGACGAGCCCAGCCGTCTCTACGGCACCCCCAACAGCCGCTTCGTGGCCGACTTCATCGGGCAATGCAACCTGCTGGACGGACGGATCACGGCCCTGGAGGGTGAGCGCTGCCGGGTGAATCTGGACGGTCTGGGCGAGGTACTGACACCCCGTTCCTTTGCGGGCGAGCCCGGCCAGGCATGCGTGCTGACCCTGCGCCCCGAGAAGATCCGCATCGCCAGCGGGCTGGATGCCGATCCCGAGGAAGTGCATTTCCGGGGCACCGTGCACGACCTGCTCTACCTGGGCGACGTGACCGTGTACATCGTGGAACTGACCAATGGGCACCGCCTGGAAGCGCTGCTGGCCAATTCGCAGGCCGGACGTCCGCGTTTCTTCGAGGTGGGCGATCCGGTGGAAGTGGCCTGGCACTGGAAGGCCGGCCACCTGGTGCAGGACTGA
- a CDS encoding ABC transporter permease, whose product MTRDSRLGRWITSLPPLVYLLVFFAAPAAIMLFASFRHPGDYGGLAPWFSRGPEGLQLDLTLDNYRRLVESPVYLRLFAKSLGYAVLSTGICLLLAYPLALVIARSAKKWRDLLVLLVILPFWSNFLVRIYAWMILLSPGGALTAALNWLRALVGLEPTSLLFTPTAVVICLVYVHLPFMVLPLYANLEKHDLALLDAAQDLGASRWQRFLKVTLPLSMPGIYAGSTLVFIPVLGMFAVPDLIGGTRGIMIGNLIKQQFLESRDWPFGSVLSMVLTVGAILLALGAALLARRGGGARAQS is encoded by the coding sequence GTGACCCGCGACTCACGCCTGGGCCGCTGGATCACCAGCCTGCCCCCGCTGGTCTACCTGCTGGTGTTCTTCGCGGCGCCGGCGGCGATCATGCTCTTCGCCTCCTTCCGTCATCCGGGTGACTACGGCGGCCTGGCCCCCTGGTTCAGCCGTGGTCCTGAAGGCCTGCAGCTGGACCTGACCCTGGACAATTATCGCCGTCTGGTTGAAAGCCCGGTCTACCTGCGCCTCTTCGCCAAGTCCCTGGGTTACGCCGTGCTCTCCACGGGGATCTGCCTGCTGCTGGCCTACCCGCTGGCGCTGGTGATCGCGCGCTCGGCGAAGAAGTGGCGCGACCTGCTGGTGCTGCTGGTGATCCTGCCCTTCTGGAGCAATTTCCTGGTACGCATCTACGCCTGGATGATCCTGCTCAGCCCGGGCGGAGCGCTCACCGCGGCGCTCAACTGGCTGCGCGCCCTCGTGGGACTTGAACCGACCAGCCTGCTCTTCACGCCCACCGCGGTGGTGATCTGTCTGGTGTACGTGCATCTGCCCTTCATGGTGTTGCCGCTGTACGCCAATCTCGAGAAACACGATCTGGCGCTGCTGGACGCCGCCCAGGATCTGGGCGCCAGCCGCTGGCAGCGTTTCCTCAAGGTGACCCTGCCGCTCTCGATGCCCGGGATCTATGCCGGCAGCACCCTGGTCTTCATTCCCGTGCTGGGCATGTTCGCGGTACCCGACCTGATTGGCGGCACCCGCGGGATCATGATCGGCAATCTGATCAAGCAGCAGTTCCTTGAATCACGCGACTGGCCCTTCGGCAGTGTGCTCTCGATGGTGCTGACGGTGGGCGCGATCCTGCTGGCGCTGGGCGCGGCCCTGCTGGCCCGCCGGGGAGGAGGTGCCCGTGCCCAGAGCTGA
- a CDS encoding ABC transporter permease, whose amino-acid sequence MPRAESWLKLAAGAIFAFLYLPLAVVVLFSFNDSRLNAEWVGFTLDWYRVLFADTEMLNAALNSLLIAVISSAGATTLGTLAGLALHRYRLRVLPALVLAPIAIPEVLMGVSLLIFFIMLNMTLGTLSIILSHITFCIGFVAIVVQSRLAGMDESLGEAARDLGATPFQAFRLITLPLILPGILAGALLAFTLSIDDFVITFFTAGVGSSTLPLQIYSMIKIAVTPEVNAVSTLLMCLTLVLILGVSRLSPGALRGAETLKGDETP is encoded by the coding sequence GTGCCCAGAGCTGAAAGCTGGCTCAAGCTGGCCGCCGGGGCGATCTTCGCCTTCCTCTACCTGCCGCTGGCGGTGGTGGTGCTGTTTTCCTTCAACGACTCACGCCTGAACGCCGAATGGGTGGGCTTCACCCTCGACTGGTACCGCGTGCTCTTCGCCGACACGGAAATGCTCAACGCCGCGCTCAATTCGCTGCTGATCGCCGTGATCAGCTCGGCGGGTGCCACCACGCTGGGAACTCTGGCCGGACTGGCCCTGCATCGTTACCGGCTGCGGGTGCTGCCCGCCCTGGTGCTGGCCCCGATCGCGATTCCCGAAGTGCTGATGGGAGTGAGCCTGCTGATCTTCTTCATCATGCTCAACATGACGCTGGGCACGCTCTCGATCATTCTGTCGCACATCACCTTCTGCATCGGCTTCGTGGCCATCGTGGTACAGTCGCGTCTGGCGGGCATGGACGAGAGTCTGGGCGAGGCCGCGCGCGATCTGGGCGCCACGCCCTTCCAGGCCTTCAGACTGATCACCCTGCCGCTGATCCTGCCGGGCATCCTGGCGGGCGCGCTGCTGGCCTTCACCCTTTCGATCGACGATTTCGTGATCACCTTCTTCACTGCCGGGGTGGGCAGTTCCACCCTGCCTCTGCAGATCTATTCGATGATCAAGATCGCGGTCACCCCCGAGGTGAACGCCGTGTCCACCCTGCTGATGTGCCTGACCCTGGTGCTGATCCTGGGCGTGTCACGCCTCTCACCCGGGGCCCTGCGTGGCGCCGAGACCCTCAAAGGAGACGAAACCCCATGA